CCGGCTTCCCGCGCCAGCTGGGCGCAGCGGGCAAAATCATCGATCAGCTGTAAGATCTCATTGTGACTCAGTTCATGCGGCGTGAAGGGGTTGATCGGCGCCTGAAGCGCGGAAGGGGCAACCAGTTTAGGCTGGTAGCTATAGCGCCCGGTATGCAGAATTTGCAGGGCGATTTTACCGCCTTCCTGATGCACCGCGTCGGTGATGTGGCGATGGTGGGCCAGATGGCTGGCGTCGTTAAGCACCGCGCCGCCTGCCATGGTAACGCCGGAAGGCGCAGGGGCAATGCCGCCGGTGACAATCAGCGCTACCCCGTGGCGAGCGCGCTCGGCGTAAAAGGCCGCCAGCCGCTGTGCGCCGTCCGGGAGCTCCTCCAGGCCAGTATGCATCGAGCCCATCAACACGCGGTTTTTGAGCGTTGTGAACCCCAGCTCAAGCGGGGCGAAAAGTGACGGGTAGCGGCTCATAATGTCTTCCAATGTAAAATTATTGTTATGTGGTCGGATGAGTTACTAATTTAGCCGTCACGGGTAAAAAGGGAAAAGGGGAGTGCGACGATTGTGATGGGATTCAAAGAACGGCGCAGGAAGACTTCCCTCACCCCGGAGGGGAGAGGGAGAAGGGCGGGATTGTGCGACGAATAAAAAAGCGGTGCCGAACGGTCCCCTCTCCCCTGCGGGGAGAGATACCGTCTTGCCGGTTATCCTGCAAGTGGTATTTCAGCGTTAAATTCATGCCCGGATTTCACCACACCATAAGCCAGCTGCAGTAATTTCCTCATTCCTGCACACACTCGCTCTTTCCCTGTCTTACCCCGGGCTGCAAGCCTTTCCATCAGGTTTTTCACCACCTTATTGCATCTTCCTGCCACTACCGCTGGCATATACAGTGCGCTACGCAGCTCTGCATGGCCCACTTTCGACAGCCTGCTTTTCCCTTTCCACATCCCTGACTCACAACGACGAGGATTCAAACCAGCATACGCCACCAGTGCCTTGCTGTTGCTGAACCGTCGCAGATTTCCTGCGAACGCCAGCAGGCTCACACTCAGCATGTCTCCTATTCCGGGGATACTTTTCAGTAGCTCCCGGTCCCGCTTCAGGTCTGGGTTATCATCGATATGCCGGTTGATTTTATTGCGGGTTTCTTCAATCAGCTCATCCAGCATCGTAACGTGTTCATTCAGGGAAGGAACGATGACTTCATCTGCTGCCTCAAGGCGGTTCATCTCCATCTGACGCATCTCTTCCAGGTTACGCAGGTGGCGTACCAGAGCCGTCAGTTGTCGTTCGCTCAGCGGCGCAGGATGCCAGGGGGCCGGCTGATACAGAGCGCAGTAGCGCGCTATCAGCGCCGCGTCGCTTTTGTCCGTTTTATTGCGGGTCAGTTCAGTGTTTGCGAACGCATGGATACGTGCCGGGTTTTCAAGGCTGACGCAGCAGCCATTATCGGCCAGCAGGGTGGCCAGTTCAGTGCTGTAGCAACCTGTTGCCTCCATGCAGACATGACAGTGACCAAAACGCGCCAGCCAGTTCAGAAATTCGCGGCATCCGGCTGGGGTATTGGCGAATTTTTTGGTTTTGTACTTCTGGTTTGGCAGCAGGACAGCAACGTCGAATTTGAGTTTGGCGATATCAACGCCGACAGGGACAAGATTCATCATGGTACTCCGTAACCTTATGAATATTATCGCCGGACCATCCTTATATGTGGGTGCTCAGGGCACAGGATACCGTTCGGTCTTGAGGCGACAGGGAAACAGGTTACCGGGGCATAATCTCTCCCGCGGGCTCAGGGGCTCCAGGGCTGGGTGATGCTCACCGGTAACCTCCCGATGATCAGTCGGGGATCTTCTCCGCCGGAACGGAGAAGGTCAAGACATAAGGGTTAGGGTGAGGGGGCAACAGGCGCACGGCGCGCCAGCCCCGGCGCCTGCCACATTGACGTCGTCAATCCGCTATCCACCAGACCGAGCTGCTCGGCGTATACCGACTGCCATTTCACCATCATCTCCTGATACAGCTCGCGATGCGCCGGGTTTGGCGTGAATACCCGATGCCAGCTCACCAGCTTTTCTCCCGCCGCAGCCATATCGCTGTACAACCCGGCCCCGGCCCCGGCGGCAATCGCGCAGCCCAGTGCGGTCGCTTCACGAACCTCGGGCACCCGCACCGGCAGCCCGGTCACGTCGCTAAGTATCTGGCTCCACAGCGCCCCTTTTGAACCGCCGCCAGCGAACACCAGGCTGTCGAACTTCACGCCGGAAAACTGCGAAATCTGCGCCAGATTGCAGGCGGAAACAATCGCCGCGTTCTCTTCCAGCGCGCGGAATAGCGTCGCTTTATTACATTTTTCCGGGTCGATGGAGAGGTTAATAAACGACGGCGCGGCGTGGTACCACTGCTTAAAATGCATGGCATCGGAGAAAATGGGCATCACCCCGTGGGAGCCCGCTGGAACGCGGCTGGCCATCTCTTCCAGCAGCGAATAAGCATCCACGCCGAGTCGCTCGGCAACCAGCTTCTCTTCCGCACAGAAGGCATCGCGGAACCAGCGCATGGTCAGACCGGTAAAAAAGCTGATGGATTCCGCCTGCGCCATACCGGAGATCACGTGCGGGTTAACGCGGATATTCATCTCCGGGTCGGTGCGCACTTCCGGCAGATTGACCACCTGCTGCCAGAAAGTACCGCCGAGCACCGCAGTCTGCCCGGCGCGCACCACGCCAAGGCCGAGACAGCCGAGCTGGACGTCGCCGCCGCCCATCACCACCGGCGTGCCTGCGCGCAGTCCGCTTTGTTGGGCCGCCGCATCGGTCACCGCGCCGAGCACGGTACCGGTCTCTTTCACCGGCGAGAGAATATCGGCCCGCAACCCGGCCATATCCAGCAGTGCCGGACGCCAGTCGCGGCTGAACAGGTCGAGCATGCCGGTGGTCCCGGCGTTTGAAGGATCGACCGCCAGCTCACCGGAGAGCTTCGCCGCCAGCCAGTCGCTAATCATGGTGATGGTTGCCGCTTTGCGGTAGATATCCGGGCGATGGTGGGCTAGCCACAGCAGGCGCGGCATAGCGCTGAGCGCCAGAGTCTGCCCGGAAACGCCGTAAACCTCGGATTCAAAACGGTAGTCGTGGATCTCTTTAAGCTCCGCCACCTCGCGGCTGGCGCGAGCGTCAACGTTGGCGCAGGCCCAGATGGCCTCGCCGTTGCGGTCGTAAAGCACGATGCCTTCGCGCATTGAACAGCAGGCCACGGACTGAATATCCGCCGGGGAGAGATGGGCGGTGGTCAGTGCCTGACGGATGCACTGGCAGGCTAGCTGCCAGTTGAGGGTAAGATCGAACTCCATCGAGCCGGGAACGTTGTCGATGCTCAGGTGTTTCCATTCGGCCTGGCCGACCGCAATCTGGCGGCCATTGAGATCGAAAATCACCGCCCGAATGCTGCCGGTCCCGGCATCTAACGCTAACAGGTAACTCATGACATGCGCCTCGCTATTGTTGCGCGGCGCAGGACCGTTATGAGGCCAGCGTGAGCACCGCGCGTGCTGTTGTCTCTTCCGTTACCAGGCCATTAATCCGCTTGCCAATAAGGGCCGCGTAAATCGCCTGCGCTTTTTCTGTGCCCCCGGCAACGCCGACGATAGTCGGCAACTGCGCCAGTTCATCGAGGGTCACGCCGAGCAGTTCCCGATGGATCTCCAGCCCCTCGACCGGTTTGCCGTCGGCCTGCAGGAAATAACCTAAAATGTCGCCCACTGCGCCTTTACGGGCGTACATCAGCTGTTCGCCTTCGCTGATATAGCCGGAACGCAGGATGGTCGCGTCGCGGCGCTGATCGATCGCGCCAATGCCGACCACCGCCACATCTGCCGCCGTGGCCGCGAGGATCACGTCGCGGACGCTGGATTCCCGGCGCAGGATCTCCGCCACATCGGCTGATGACACCCTGAGCGGAGCGGGGATCATGCTGATGCTACAGGCCGCATCCAGCTGGCCGATGCCGGTCATATAGGGGCCGACGCCGCCGGAAAGCGTCACCAGCCGTACCTGCTGCGAGCCGATAAACCCGCTCAGATGCTGTAGGCAGCTCATGGTCGCTTCGCCAAAGCCCACTGCCAGCAGCTGTCCAGGCTCAAGTACGCCCATTAACGATTGCGCCGCGCCAATCCCCAGCCGGGTGTTCATCGGCGGGGTATTCAGCGCGGGCAGTACGCGGGCGATTTTCAGGCCGAAGCGCTGTTGGAGTTCGGTCTCCAGCGCCAGACAGCCTTCATAGCGTGAGTTAATCTGTACCCGGATCACCCCGGACTGGCGGCCTTTCTCCAGCAGGCGGGAGATCTTTAACCGCGGCAGTCCTAAACGCTCGCCGATGTCGTTTTGCGTTAAGCCATCGTGGTAGTAACACCAGGCCACCCGCGCCACCAGCTCTTCCTCGGCTAACGCCAGCCCGGCGTAGCGGCTCTCTTCCGTAATGCGTTTTTCGCTCATAAATTGAACTCTTATAAAAATTTAGATCATATGTTCGTTATTGCGTGGTCGGAAAATGTGAGCCGACTGGCAAAACCGATCTTTCGTTGTTCTCTGGTTTTATCCAAACGATCTAAAGCATAAAACTGTGATCTTTGCACGGTTGTAAATATAGTTCACCGTCTACGCTTTTGAACATTATTAAATTAAAAAATCTTTTGTTCAAATCGGGGCGTGATAATGAAGCCACTGCTTGAAGCTCGCCAAATCTGCAAACAGTTCTCCGGCATTACTGTACTCAAGCGCATTGATTTCACGGTGTTTTCCGGCCAGGTACATGCGCTGATGGGCGGTAACGGGGCGGGGAAATCGACGCTGATGAAGATCATCGCTGGGGTGGAAACGCCCGACAGCGGTGAGTTGATCCTCGGCGGACGCACTTTTGCGCGCCTCAATCCTGCGCAGGCCCATCAGCAGGGCGTGTATCTGGTGCCGCAGGAACCGATGCTCTTCCCCAACCTGACGGTGCGGGAAAACATTCTCTTTCGTCTGCCGAAGCGGGCTGATAACGAGGCTCGCTTGCAGGAAAAGCTCCAGCAGCTCAACTGCCAGCTTCAACTTGATGCGGCGGCCAGCACTCTGGAAGTTGCCGATCAGCAGATGGTAGAGATCCTGCGTGGGTTAATGCGCGATGCGCAGATCCTGATCCTCGATGAGCCCACCGCCTCGTTAACGCCGGGAGAAACCGAGCGGCTGTTTCGCCAGATCCGTTCCTTGCAGGGGCTCGGCGTTGGGATCGTTTTTATCTCGCATAAACTCCCCGAGATCCGCCAGGTCGCCAGCCACGTATCGGTCATGCGCGACGGTGCGGTGGTGCTGAGCGGGGAAACCGCGCAATACGGCGACAACCAGTTGATCGGCGCGATGACGCCCGTTGGGCGCGACCATACGCTGAGCGACACGCAAAAGCTGTGGCTGGCGCTGCCGGGCAATCGCCGCACTCAGGCGCAGGATTTTCCGGTGCTGCGGGTCGAGGATCTGACCGGGGAAGGTTTTATCGATCTCAACCTTGAGATCCACGCCGGGGAGATCGTCGGCCTCGCCGGGCTGGTCGGATCCGGTCGCACCGAATTTGCCGAAACGCTGTATGGCCTGCGTCCGGTACGCGCCGGTCGGGTGTGGCTGGAAAACCGTGATATCAGCCGTGACAGCACCCGCAACCGGCTGGCCAGTGGGCTGGTTTATCTGCCGGAAGACCGTCAGGTCTCCGGGCTGTTTCTCGATGCGCCAGTGCGCTGGAACACGGTGATGTTTAACCAACCGTCGCTGTGGCAGCAGAACAAGCGCGAAGCAGCGGTAGTTGAGCGCTATCACCGGGCGCTGGGGATCAAAATGACCGATGGCGATCGCCCGGTGCGTACGCTCTCCGGCGGCAATCAACAGAAGGTGCTGCTGGCGCGCTGCCTGGAGGCTAACCCATTGCTGCTGATCGTCGATGAGCCAACGCGCGGGGTGGACGTTTCCGCCCGCGCCGACATCTATCAACTGCTGAAAAGCGTGGCCGCACAGAACGTGGCGGTGCTGATGATCTCCAGCGATCTTGATGAGTTTGTTGGTCTGGCGGATCGGGTGCTGGTGATGCATCAGGGCAGGCAGAGCGGCGAGCTTTCGCAGCAGGCGGTCACCGTCGACCGGATGATGACCCTGGCCTTCGGAGGACAGCCATGAAAACGTTACTCAAGAATCGCGAACTGAGCGCTTTTCTCGCCATCGTGGTGCTGTTTGCCGGGCTGGTGGCGCTCAACCCTGCCTATTTCAGCTTGCAAACCCTGGCAATGATCTTCGCCAGCTCGCAAATCCTCTGCCTGTTGGCGCTGGGGGCGACGCTGGTGATGCTGACCCGCAATATCGATGTCTCCGTTGGCTCCACCGTCGGCCTGAGCGCTATCGCGGTGGGCGTGGCGTTGAACAGTGGATATGGGCTGATGACGGCCATCGCCTTTGCGCTGGCGATCGGCGCGCTGGCCGGAGCGTTTAACGGCCTGCTGGTGGTGGGACTGCGCATCCCGGCGATAGTCGCCACGCTCGGCACCCTCGGGCTTTATCGTGGGGTGATGCTGCTGTGGACCGGCGGCAAGTGGATTGAAGGCCTGCCGAACAGCCTGAAGGCGCTATCGGAACCGGCGTTTATCGGCATCTCGCCGCTGGGGTGGCTGGTGCTGGCACTGCTGCTGCTGGGCGGCTGGGTACTTTCACGTACCGCCTTTGGCCGCGATTTTTACGCCGTCGGCGATAACCTTGCCGCTGCTCGCCAGCTCGGGGTGGCGGTGAACCGTACGCGGATGCTGGCTTTTACCCTTAACGGCATGCTGGCGGCCTGCGCCGGGGTTGTTTTCGCCGCGCAGATTGGTTTTGTGCCGAATCAGACCGGCAGCGGACTGGAGATGAAAGCCATCGCTGCCTGCGTTCTTGGCGGAATTTCCCTGCTTGGCGGCACCGGCACGCTGCTCGGCGCTTTCCTCGGCGCGTTTTTCCTCACCCAAATTGACACCGTGCTGGTGCTGTTTCGCCTCCCGGCGTGGTGGAACGACTTTATCGCCGGTCTGGTGCTGCTCGGCGTACTGGTGCTTGACGGACGACTGCGTCAGGCGCTGGCTCGCCATCAGCGGGCGCTGAAGTACAGCCGCTTTCAGCCCGGCAATAAAGGGGGCAAGCGCGTAGCTCCCTTTCCCGAACGTAAAAACAAAGAGGTGGCGTAAATGAAGCTCAACTGGGAAAGCGCGCTGCTGGCGTTACTGGTGCTGGAGATCCTGCTGTTCGGCACGCTGAATCCGCGCATGCTGGATCTCAATATGCTGCTGTTCAGCACCAGCGATTTTATCTGCATTGGTATCGTGGCCCTGCCGCTGACGCTGGTGATTATCAGCGGCGGGATTGATATTTCTCTCGGTTCGACCATCGGTCTGTGCGCCATCGCGCTGGGGGTGATAATGCAGGCGGGCTGGCCGATGAGTCTGGCAATTCCGCTGACGCTTCTGCTCGGCCTGCTGTGCGGGCTGCTGAACGCGGCGCTAATCCACTACACCGGCATTAGCCCGCTGGTGATTACGCTTGGCACTCTGTACCTCTACGGCGGCGGCGCGCTGCTGCTCTCTGGTATGGCGGGAGCGACCGGCTACGAAGGCATCGGCGGATTCCCGGATAGCTTTACCGCCTTCGCCAACCTAACGCTGTTCGGCCTGCCGATACCGCTAGTGCTGTTCGCCGTGATTACTTTTCTCTTCTGGCTGCTGGCCCATCGCGGGCGCTTTGGCCGCCATCTGTTTCTGCTCGGACAAAATCCGCGCGCCGCGCGCTATGCGGCGCTGTCCGTGAACGGCATGCCGTACGTGCTGTATGGCCTGGTCGGCGTGGCCTCGGCGATTGCCGCGCTGGTAATGGTTTCCTATTTCGGCTCGGCGCGCTCGGATTTGGGCCGCGACCTGCTGATGCCAGCGCTGACCGCAGCGGTGCTCGGGGGAGCCAATATCTACGGCGGTTCCGGCTCTATCATCGGCACCGCGCTGGCGGCGCTGCTGGTGGGTTATTTACAACAAGGTTTGCAAATGGTCGGCATCCCCAACCAGGTGTCGAGCGCGCTGTCAGGGGCGCTGTTGGTTGTGGTGGTGATGGGGCGCTCGCTGAGCCTGCACCGTGAATGGGTGCGGATGAGCTGGCGGCGTCTTTTCTCGCGTAAAACAATCGGAGCACAACAATGAAAGCAAAACGTATCCTGCAGGTCAGTGCGCTGGCGCTGGCGATGAGCGTCATCACCGCTCAGGCGGCAGACCGCATCGCCTTTATTCCTAAGCTGGTTGGCGTCGGCTTCTTTACCAGCGGCGGCAACGGTGCGAAAGAGGCGGGCAAAGCGCTTGGCGTGGACGTTACCTACGACGGCCCGACCGAACCGAGCGTTTCCGGCCAGGTGCAGCTGATCAACAACTTCGTCAACCAGGGCTATAACGCGATCATCGTCTCTGCCGTATCGCCGGACGGCCTGTGCCCGGCGCTGAAGCGGGCGATGCAGCGCGGAGTCAAGGTTCTGACCTGGGACTCTGACACTAAACCGGAGTGCCGCAGCATCTACATCAACCAGGGCACGCCGCAGCAGCTCGGCGGCCTGCTGGTGGAGATGGCGGAAAAACAGGTGACGAAACCCACCGCCAAAGTGGCGTTTTTCTACTCCAGCCCAACGGTCACCGACCAGAACCAGTGGGTGAAAGAGGCGAAAGCCAAAATCGAAAAAGAACATCCGCAGTGGGAAGTGGTGACCACCCAGTTTGGCTATAACGATGCCACGAAATCACTGCAAACCGCCGAGGGGATCTTAAAAGCGTATCCGGATCTCGACGCCATTATCGCTCCTGATGCCAACGCGCTCCCGGCGGCGGCCCAGGCGGCGGAGAACCTTAAGCGCCAGGGCGTGGCGATCGTCGGTTTTAGTACTCCGAATGTGATGCGCCCCTATGTGGAACGCGGCACTGTCAAAGCCTTCGGTCTGTGGGACGTGGTGCAGCAGGGCAAGATCGCGGTTAACGTCGCCGATCGTCTGTTGAAGAAGGGCGATCTTAACGTTGGCGACAGTGTCGAGGTAAAAGATCTCGGCACCCTGAAAGTCGAGCCAAACAGCGTACAGGGCTACCAGTATGAAGCGAAAGGCAACGGCATCGTGCTGCTGCCGGAGCGGGTGGTGTTCACCAAAGAGAATATCAATAACTACGATTTCTGATGGAGGATGAGATGGCTGATTTAGACGATATCAAAGAGGGAAAAAACTTCGGCTTAGACCGTCCGCAGCAGAACACGCTCTATACGCTGAAGGGCTGCGGTTCGCTGGAGTGGGGGATGCAGTCGCGTCTGGCGCGCATTTTTAACCCGCAGAGCAACCGTACGGTAATGCTGGCGTTCGATCACGGCTATTTTCAGGGGCCGACCACCGGGCTGGAGCGTATCGACCTCTCTATCGCGCCGCTGTTTGAAGAAACCGATGTGCTGATGTGTACTCGCGGCGTGCTGCGCAGTCAGGTGCCTGCGGCGACGAATAAGCCGGTGGTGCTGCGCGCCTCAGGCGGTAACTCGATTTTGAGTGAACTCTCTAACGAATGCGTGGCGGTGGCGATGGAAGACGCGCTGCGCCTTAACGTCTGCGCGGTGGCGGCGCAGGTCTATATCGGCAGCGAGCACGAGCATCAGTCGATCAATAACATCATCAAGTTGGTGGATGCCGGGAACCGCTACGGGATGCCGGTGCTGGCGGTGACCGGCGTGGGTAAAGAGATGACCCGCGACGCCCGATACTTCTCGCTGGCCAGCCGTATTGCCGCCGAGATGGGCGCGCAGTTTGTGAAAACCTATTTTGTTGAGGAAGGCTTTGAAAAAGTGACCGCCAGCTGCCCGGTGCCCATTGTCATTGCCGGGGGCAAAAAGCTGCCGGAGCTGGAAGCGCTGGAGATGTGCTGGCGGGCGATAGATCAGGGCGCATCCGGCGTGGATATGGGGCGCAATATCTTCCAGTCCAGTGCGCCGCGCGCGATGCTCAAAGCAGTGAAAAAAGTGGTGCACGAGAATCTGAGCGCCCGCGAGGCGTATCAGTTCTGGCAGGAGGAAAAACAGGGAGAGCTGAAATGAACGTGACGCTGGTGGAAATTAATATCAAACCGGAGCGGGTCGATGAGTTCCTTGAGGTGTTCCGCGCCAACCACGAAGGAGCATTGCAGGAGCCGGGCAATCTGCGCTTTGACGTCCTGCAGGACCCGGAGGTGAAGACGCGCTTTTTTATTTACGAAGCCTATAAAGATGATGAGGCGGTGCTGGCGCACAAGAAAACTCCGCACTATCTGGCCTGCGTGGCGAAGCTGGAAGAGATGATGTCGCAGCCGCGGCAGAAACGCAGCTTTATCGGCCTGCTGCCGGTGGTGTGAGGGCCGGGAAATGTCCCCTCACCCCGGCCCTCTCCCCGGGGGGAGAGGGGGAAAAACGGAGCCGTCGGTTAAATAGGGTGCGGGGAGAGGGAGAAAAGCGGAGCCGTCGGTTAAATAGGGTGCGGGGAGAGAGGGTAAAGCAGAGCAGTGGATAAAAAAGCGGCGCTGAACGGTTCCCTCTCCCCTGAGGGGAGAGGGTTAGGGTGAGGGGAAAGCGCTACGGCTGGCGGAAAAACTCGTTATACAACATATACAAATGCGCAGCGCTCCAGGAGAAGTTCGGTGCTCCCTGCTGCGCGCCGGTCAGCGGATTGTAGTTCTCCTGAATCGGGCCGTCGGAGGTTAACCCTTTGGCGTGCCTGAAGAAGGCGTCCGCCAGGTTCAGCGCCTCTTCGCGGTGTCCGTAGCGTTCCATCCCTTTCAGGCCGAACCAGAACTGATCCACCCACACGCGACCGCGCCAGTAAATATCCGCGCCAAACGCCGGATTGGTTAATGCGGCGGTGCCCAGCGGTACAAAGGTGTTGAACTCTTTATTATCCAGCATCACCGAAATCACCTCGTCGGCATGCGCCTGAGTCGCCGCGCCGTTAAACAGCGGCGACCAGCCCTCCGGGCCTTTGCCGCGCTCGACGATTGGCTTACCGGCGCAGCCGTTCGCCAGCGGCTGCTCCTCAATACGAATGTCGTAATAGAATTTTGTCTGCGGGTCGAACATGCAGGTGTTGATGTAATCGGCGAGCTTTTTCGCCAGCGCCTGATAGCGTTTCGCCTCTTCCGGCTTGCCGAGGAGGGTCGCCATCTCAGCCAGGTAGTGGTTATCGCTGTACATATAGCTGGCCTGATCGACCGACTCCTGCAACAGCGAATAGCCGAGCAGGTTACCGCTCTGATCCCGGTTTTCGGCGAATTTCACCGTCCAGTCGCTGCGTTTCCCGCCGTTGGCGATGTATCTATCTAACTGCTCTTTATCGATAAAGCCGAACACCGCCGCGTCATCGCGCCCGGACTCCCAGGAGGCGGCCACCTGCGCCGGGATCTCCAGGCTGTCGTAATCGCCCTTCGCCGTCACCTGCTCGTAGGTTTTGAGGCCAGAGAGCACCTCTTCTTTATCGCCCTTTTTCACGGTAAACAGCATCTCGCCGCTGGCAGTATTGTGCGCTTTATCGCGGGTCGCACCGTACTCCGGCACGCCGTTGCCGTTGTGGTCGCGGTTGCGCAGCCACCAGTCATGATAGGCCACCAGCTTTGGATACATCTCCTCAAGCCAGGCTTTATCTTTGGTGACGTTATAGACCTCCATCACCGACCAGGCGGCCAGGCTCGGCTTGGTATTGCGCTCGTTCCAGTTGCTGCCATCGCCGCCGCGTTCCGGGCTCAGGTTCCAGGCGATCAGGTCCGGAACGAACCCGGCATCCTGCGGGCGCACCTTGTCATTGGCGGCGATCTGCCATGAGAAGACGGCGCGAATATTCTCTTTGGCGATCTCCGGGTTGAAGTGGGCCATAGCGTAGGCCTGCTTCCAGGTATCCCACGGCCAGGTCTGGTTGCCAGAAAACCAGCGTCCGGTCACCGACGGCGTGACGGTATTGTGCTGCACCGCACCGCCGGGTGCGCGCCAGTTGCCGTTCAGGGTTTCGATGGCTTTCACCGCCACCCGGGTTTGTTCTGCGGTGGCGTCAGGGTTGGTCAACCCCTTTTGCAGATAGCCGTTCCAGCGCTGTTCGGAGGCGCTCAGGTAGTGGGCCGGGCGCGCCAGAATATCGCGGATTTGCGCCTTCTCCAGACGCACCTGTTCGGCGGTCAGCAGGTGCGAGTAGGTGGTGTAGATTGTCGTTGAGCCATTTATCTGTGCGCTGCTGGTGAAACGATGTCCGTCTATTTTAGTTGCCGTCGGCAGGGAGCGATGTACCTGATACTGCGATTCGCCGGAGGTCATTAAATCGGAGGCGGAACGGACTTTGCCAAAGCTCACCGTCAGACCATCGTGAGTTGCGCTAAGGCGGCGCTGATAATCCGGGAAGGTTTCATCAATGGTTTTACCCGCCAGCGGTTTACCCTCTTTCGCCGCCAGTTTCTCCAGCAGTTCGCCGTCCCAGACCAGTTTTAGCGGCGTGTTGCTGGTTATTTTAGTTTCCAGCAAAGAGGTGTGCGCGCTGGCGAAGCGCAGCGTCATTTCAACCTGCACGCCGGGGGCGGAGAGCTTTTGTACCAACGCGCCGGGCAGGCTCCAGGCCTGCATCGTGAAGGCGACCTTTTTATCGTTCTGGTACACCGTCAGGCGATCGAAATTGGTCGCCATAAAGTTGATGTACTCCTCGGTCAGTAGCGCAGGTCCAGGAAAGCCGCCCATAGTGGCAGGGCCGTCCGGCAGCAGGTGTCCATGCCATGCGCCAAGATCGAAAAACGGGTTGAAGCGCTGGT
This Klebsiella sp. RHBSTW-00484 DNA region includes the following protein-coding sequences:
- the lsrF gene encoding 3-hydroxy-5-phosphonooxypentane-2,4-dione thiolase, whose product is MADLDDIKEGKNFGLDRPQQNTLYTLKGCGSLEWGMQSRLARIFNPQSNRTVMLAFDHGYFQGPTTGLERIDLSIAPLFEETDVLMCTRGVLRSQVPAATNKPVVLRASGGNSILSELSNECVAVAMEDALRLNVCAVAAQVYIGSEHEHQSINNIIKLVDAGNRYGMPVLAVTGVGKEMTRDARYFSLASRIAAEMGAQFVKTYFVEEGFEKVTASCPVPIVIAGGKKLPELEALEMCWRAIDQGASGVDMGRNIFQSSAPRAMLKAVKKVVHENLSAREAYQFWQEEKQGELK
- the lsrG gene encoding (4S)-4-hydroxy-5-phosphonooxypentane-2,3-dione isomerase, coding for MNVTLVEINIKPERVDEFLEVFRANHEGALQEPGNLRFDVLQDPEVKTRFFIYEAYKDDEAVLAHKKTPHYLACVAKLEEMMSQPRQKRSFIGLLPVV
- the ygjK gene encoding alpha-glucosidase yields the protein MKIITTLTPLACALLLSFSAHALTADEFKNVINRSGAPQSMQDFDYDDHQRFNPFFDLGAWHGHLLPDGPATMGGFPGPALLTEEYINFMATNFDRLTVYQNDKKVAFTMQAWSLPGALVQKLSAPGVQVEMTLRFASAHTSLLETKITSNTPLKLVWDGELLEKLAAKEGKPLAGKTIDETFPDYQRRLSATHDGLTVSFGKVRSASDLMTSGESQYQVHRSLPTATKIDGHRFTSSAQINGSTTIYTTYSHLLTAEQVRLEKAQIRDILARPAHYLSASEQRWNGYLQKGLTNPDATAEQTRVAVKAIETLNGNWRAPGGAVQHNTVTPSVTGRWFSGNQTWPWDTWKQAYAMAHFNPEIAKENIRAVFSWQIAANDKVRPQDAGFVPDLIAWNLSPERGGDGSNWNERNTKPSLAAWSVMEVYNVTKDKAWLEEMYPKLVAYHDWWLRNRDHNGNGVPEYGATRDKAHNTASGEMLFTVKKGDKEEVLSGLKTYEQVTAKGDYDSLEIPAQVAASWESGRDDAAVFGFIDKEQLDRYIANGGKRSDWTVKFAENRDQSGNLLGYSLLQESVDQASYMYSDNHYLAEMATLLGKPEEAKRYQALAKKLADYINTCMFDPQTKFYYDIRIEEQPLANGCAGKPIVERGKGPEGWSPLFNGAATQAHADEVISVMLDNKEFNTFVPLGTAALTNPAFGADIYWRGRVWVDQFWFGLKGMERYGHREEALNLADAFFRHAKGLTSDGPIQENYNPLTGAQQGAPNFSWSAAHLYMLYNEFFRQP